A genomic window from Shewanella vesiculosa includes:
- a CDS encoding tyrosine-type recombinase/integrase, which translates to MVSSNKKNHSGVKKPFRLEEIWRIRTRLEIENSLMQLALLNLAIDSKLRASDLLPLRVCDISSQERMFARVKLIQQKTDVEVQFEVTARTQQSLMKWIFVAALKTSDYLFPSLIRNEQPISYSYYRSLVRSWASNIGLDPNLYGTHSMRRTKATLVYAKTKDIRAVQLLLGHTRVDNTIRYLGVELEDALTLSESTDC; encoded by the coding sequence ATGGTCTCATCAAACAAAAAAAATCATAGCGGAGTCAAAAAGCCTTTTCGGCTCGAAGAGATTTGGCGTATTCGAACTAGGCTAGAAATAGAAAATAGCCTTATGCAACTAGCGTTACTCAATTTGGCAATCGATAGTAAACTCAGAGCAAGTGACCTACTTCCTCTGAGGGTTTGTGATATATCGTCACAAGAACGAATGTTTGCAAGAGTTAAGCTTATTCAGCAGAAAACGGATGTTGAAGTCCAGTTTGAAGTCACTGCTAGAACTCAACAAAGTCTGATGAAATGGATTTTTGTCGCAGCTCTAAAGACAAGTGATTATTTATTTCCAAGCTTAATACGAAATGAGCAACCGATTAGCTATTCGTATTATCGTTCTCTTGTCAGGTCGTGGGCATCAAATATTGGTCTAGATCCTAACTTGTATGGGACTCACTCAATGAGACGAACCAAAGCAACATTAGTCTATGCAAAAACTAAGGATATTCGAGCCGTCCAACTTTTACTCGGACATACTAGAGTAGACAACACAATTCGTTATCTTGGTGTTGAATTGGAGGATGCTCTTACACTTTCAGAATCTACTGATTGTTAA